The following proteins are co-located in the Xiphophorus hellerii strain 12219 chromosome 2, Xiphophorus_hellerii-4.1, whole genome shotgun sequence genome:
- the st3gal2 gene encoding CMP-N-acetylneuraminate-beta-galactosamide-alpha-2,3-sialyltransferase 2 yields the protein MSGGAAAAAAGSGGDKPGKVKCSRRLWLLLGSLALVFLTSLFLSVSLRGGVSFGYLEPPGWEESRRVKLVPSYVGAHRLSPPETPQQKTCACNSCVGDPGVSDWFDENYDPDISPVWTRDNIQLPPDVYYWWVMLQPQFKPHNIQQVLLRLFQVIPGRSPYGSWDPGRCLRCAVVGNSGNLRGTGYGAAIDGHDYIMRINLAPTVGYEEDAGRRTTHHFMYPESAKNLPTNVSFVLVPFKTLDLVWITSALSTGQIRFTYAPVKQFLRVDKDKVQIFNPAFFKYIHDRWTRHHGRYPSTGMLVLFFALHVCDEVNVFGFGADSRGNWHHYWEQNRYSGEFRKTGVHDADFEAQIIKQLAKAGKITVFTGK from the exons ATGAGCGGaggggcggcggcggcggcggccggTAGCGGCGGGGACAAACCAGGCAAAGTGAAATGTTCCCGCAGACTGTGGCTCCTCCTGGGATCGCTGGCGCTCGTCTTCCTCACCTCGCTGTTCCTGTCCGTGTCGCTGCGCGGCGGCGTCAGCTTCGGCTACCTGGAGCCGCCCGGGTGGGAGGAGTCCAGGCGGGTGAAGCTGGTGCCCAGCTACGTGGGAGCGCACCGGCTGTCGCCCCCCGAAACGCCCCAGCAGAAAACATGTGCCTGCAACAGCTGCGTCGGAGACCCCGGAGTCTCGGATTGGTTTGACGAAAACTACGACCCGGATATCTCTCCGGTCTGGACCAGGGACAACATCCAGCTGCCGCCGGACGTCTACTACTGGTGGGTG ATGTTGCAGCCGCAGTTTAAACCCCACAACATCCAGCAGGTGCTGCTGAGACTTTTCcag GTGATTCCCGGACGGTCGCCGTACGGCTCGTGGGATCCGGGGCGCTGCCTGCGTTGTGCCGTGGTGGGAAACTCCGGAAACCTCCGCGGCACCGGATATGGGGCGGCCATCGACGGGCACGACTACATCATGAG GATAAATCTGGCCCCCACTGTGGGCTACGAGGAAGACGCTGGCAGACGCACCACGCACCACTTCATGTACCCTGAGAGCGCCAAAAACCTGCCGACCAACGTCAGCTTTGTCCTGGTTCCCTTCAAAACCCTGGACCTGGTCTGGATCACCAGCGCTCTGTCCACTGGCCAGATCCGATT caCTTACGCTCCAGTGAAGCAATTCCTCCGTGTGGATAAAGACAAG GTTCAGATCTTCAATCCGGCTTTCTTTAAATACATCCATGACCGCTGGACCAGGCATCACGGCCGGTACCCTTCCACTGGCATGCTGGTCCTGTTTTTCGCTCTTCACGTCTGCGACGAg GTGAACGTGTTTGGCTTCGGCGCCGACAGCCGAGGAAACTGGCACCACTACTGGGAGCAGAACCGGTACTCCGGAGAGTTCAGGAAGACGGGCGTCCACGATGCGGACTTCGAAGCTCAGATCATCAAGCAGCTGGCCAAGGCCGGAAAAATCACAGTGTTCACTGGGAAATGA